A single window of Nicotiana sylvestris chromosome 3, ASM39365v2, whole genome shotgun sequence DNA harbors:
- the LOC104230838 gene encoding uncharacterized protein codes for MEANEAEIEDSVVPVTNTLGALEKEIADPVVYKLVRVDGDGRLVPATHDEIMVVEDLLEDDKCEPKLVPDTRQTTESCKTEGCLMERNPFQAPEGKLEYENPEVVAEKSNASVDKVPDLEKIGAPEKVTVHGSAPCSELSNIDLSGRTEISFNSEDALNEDTPSTSASSSWKPDFSKLEGKICLDNLTVKELQETFKATFGRETSVKDKQWLKRRITMGLTNSCDFSCTTFIIRDNLVVRKGEEQISHPVKVRISADPEVGVAHSYSGGSLGDHDNRVNDDANFSGTDVPSSAFESCNVTKDLYAEQGTAKRVRKPTKRYIEELSEIEETSEKLPSSDKVSRYRFPCTESLMRPTTIVRSNARPLFTRQDSLGGSGVQIPFVSRIRRSRPRENFTSLLKLQPSDMDMATRQVRSVFDVSGPQEDDKRNNDLIKTSSTPPGLTKQPLIAACEKDEHYSGMRIVELENDMDEDNSDDNVELSDGFENNSDDNVISVPTPKGGMRRKHHRPWTIDEVVKLVEGVARYGAGRWSEIKRLAFASCPYRTSVDLKDKWRNLLKASFVQLPAEKGMLNSRKQASVPIPAPILSRVRELADMQGQFQPILSTGKSSGHISGRSVNEARSGYL; via the exons ATGGAGGCAAATGAAGCTGAAATTGAGGATAGTGTTGTTCCAGTAACAAATACCCTCGGGGCTTTGGAGAAGGAGATTGCTGATCCTGTTGTTTACAAGCTTGTCCGG GTCGATGGTGATGGGAGATTAGTCCCTGCAACACACGATGAAATTATGGTGGTTGAGGACTTGCTTGAAGATGATAAGTGTGAACCCAAGCTTGTTCCGGATACGAGACAAACTACAGAATCCTGCAAAACTGAAGGATGTCTTATGGAGCGAAATCCATTTCAAGCTCCAGAAG GTAAACTAGAGTATGAAAACCCCGAAGTTGTTGCAGAAAAGTCCAATGCGTCAGTCGACAAGGTGCCTGACTTGGAAAAAATAGGAGCTCCTGAAAAG GTGACTGTTCATGGATCGGCCCCTTGCTCGGAGCTCAGCAACATTGACCTATCTGGGAGGACTGAAATAAGCTTCAATTCTGAAGATGCATTAAATGAGGATACACCATCAACTTCTGCTAGTTCTAGTTGGAAGCCAGACTTTTCGAAGTTGGAGGGGAAGATATGCTTAGACAATCTAACAGTTAAAGAGCTTCAAGAAACTTTTAAAGCAACTTTTGGAAGGGAAACTTCTGTCAAGGACAAACAGTGGCTTAAGAGGAGGATTACTATGGGGCTGACTAATTCGTGTGATTTTTCATGCACCACTTTCATAATAAGAGATAATTTAGTGGTGAGGAAAGGTGAAGAACAAATCAGTCATCCTGTAAAGGTCAGAATTTCTGCAGATCCTGAAGTTGGAGTGGCACATTCTTACTCTGGAGGGTCATTAGGTGACCATGACAACAGAGTAAATGATGATGCTAATTTTTCTGGCACAGATGTTCCCAGCTCAGCATTTGAAAGTTGTAATGTTACTAAGGATCTGTACGCAGAGCAGGGAACAGCCAAAAGAGTTCGCAAACCGACAAAAAGATATATTGAAGAACTTTCAGAAATAGAAGAAACTAGTGAGAAGTTACCATCTTCAGATAAAGTCTCCAGATACAGATTTCCATGTACAGAATCTCTTATGAGGCCCACCACAATTGTTAGGTCAAACGCGAGACCTCTCTTCACCAGGCAAGATTCTCTAGGTGGTTCCGGTGTTCAGATTCCATTTGTTTCTCGGATTCGAAGGAGCCGTCCACGTGAGAACTTCACATCTCTTTTG AAACTTCAGCCCAGTGATATGGACATGGCAACCAGACAAGTAAGAAGTGTTTTTGATGTATCTGGGCCACAAGAAGATGATAAGAGAAATAATGACCTGATCAAGACCAGCTCAACTCCTCCTGGGTTGACTAAACAGCCT CTTATTGCTGCTTGTGAGAAAGACGAGCATTACAGTGGGATGAGAATTGTTGAGCTAGAGAATGACATGGATGAGGACAATTCAGATGATAACGTGGAACTGAGTGACGGCTTTGAGAACAACTCAGATGATAATGTGATATCTGTACCCACCCCAAAAGGAGGAATGCGGAGAAAACATCATCGACCTTGGACTATCGATGAGGTTGTTAAGTTAGTTGAAGGCGTAGCCAGGTATGGTGCTGGTAGATGGTCTGAGATAAAGCGGCTTGCTTTTGCATCTTGCCCTTATAGAACTTCGGTGGACCTGAAG GACAAGTGGAGAAATCTGCTGAAAGCTAGTTTTGTGCAGTTGCCTGCAGAAAAAGGG ATGCTGAATTCCCGGAAACAGGCTTCAGTTCCGATCCCTGCTCCAATTCTCTCACGTGTGAGAGAGCTTGCTGATATGCAAGGCCAGTTCCAACCAATTCTCAGTACCGGCAAGTCAAGTGGACATATTAGTGGTAGAAGTGTAAATGAAGCTAGGTCTGGATACCTGTAG